The following coding sequences lie in one Spirosoma sp. KUDC1026 genomic window:
- a CDS encoding TetR/AcrR family transcriptional regulator encodes MRPRSEEKEQAIVAVALQLIADEGLENLSMQRLAKEANISPRTIYLKYENKEDLLIKLFIEEVLDAYETAILTGFDETMDFTEGVQTIWLNSFSYLTANRHAFVLMQYGKSSPLLNKAYQERNIEQAHHFVPIHQFLSRHSQAGIIPDFPFDVYRALLFAPLLDLVSEYFDYLDRPQQIITEKTIRACCQVVINGLRR; translated from the coding sequence ATGCGACCCAGAAGCGAAGAAAAAGAACAGGCGATTGTAGCCGTGGCTCTTCAGTTGATTGCCGACGAAGGGCTGGAGAACCTGAGCATGCAGCGGTTGGCAAAAGAAGCGAATATATCTCCTCGCACGATCTACCTGAAGTACGAAAACAAGGAGGATCTGCTCATCAAGCTGTTTATTGAAGAGGTTCTCGACGCTTACGAAACCGCCATCCTGACGGGCTTCGACGAAACCATGGACTTTACCGAAGGTGTGCAGACAATCTGGCTCAACAGCTTCAGCTACCTGACAGCCAACCGACACGCTTTTGTTCTGATGCAGTACGGCAAATCATCGCCCCTGCTGAACAAAGCCTATCAGGAACGCAACATCGAGCAGGCGCATCATTTTGTGCCCATCCACCAGTTTTTGAGCCGGCACAGTCAGGCAGGAATTATTCCCGATTTTCCGTTTGACGTCTACCGAGCGCTGCTCTTTGCCCCCTTGCTTGACCTCGTCAGCGAATATTTCGACTACCTCGACCGCCCCCAACAAATCATTACTGAAAAAACTATACGGGCCTGCTGCCAGGTCGTTATCAATGGATTACGCCGATAA
- a CDS encoding FAD-dependent oxidoreductase, giving the protein MSTVTNKKIAIVGGGPGGLTLARLLQQKGADVHVYERDLNRDARVQGATLDLHEESGLMALQAAGLMDAFVTNHRPGADRVRIVDADATIHLDDHTNENKDASRPEIDRGPLRDILLDSLLPGTVVWNSHLMDMKPLGDGWQINFQNDTSAVADLVIAADGANSKLRPLVTSIRPFYSGVTIVEGTVYNSAINAPAVHELLKGGKIFAISDEKTIIVSSKGDGSLVFYTGCKTDEDWVGSSSIDFSHKAQVRTWFEQMFGDWNPIWLELIDGATTPFTPRPQYCMPLDQQWESLPNLTMLGDAAHLMPPYAGEGVNMAMLDALELSRCLTDENFTSTKMAIAAYEQQMLLRFADIGGITLQQTASLHSADGLMNMLLLVTA; this is encoded by the coding sequence ATGAGTACCGTAACAAACAAAAAAATAGCCATCGTTGGCGGAGGCCCTGGCGGCCTTACCCTGGCCCGACTCCTGCAACAAAAAGGTGCTGATGTGCACGTATACGAGCGTGATCTCAACCGGGACGCCCGGGTGCAGGGCGCTACACTTGACCTGCACGAAGAATCGGGCCTAATGGCCTTGCAAGCCGCTGGACTGATGGACGCCTTTGTTACGAATCACCGCCCTGGTGCCGACCGGGTCCGTATTGTGGATGCGGACGCTACCATCCATCTGGACGACCACACGAACGAGAATAAGGACGCCAGTCGGCCCGAAATTGATCGCGGTCCCCTGCGCGACATCCTGCTGGATTCGCTCCTGCCCGGTACGGTTGTCTGGAACAGCCACCTGATGGATATGAAACCGCTGGGTGATGGCTGGCAGATCAACTTTCAGAATGATACGTCGGCGGTGGCCGACCTGGTCATTGCCGCCGACGGAGCCAACTCAAAGCTCCGGCCACTCGTTACGTCCATCCGCCCATTCTATTCGGGTGTTACCATCGTGGAAGGCACGGTATACAACTCAGCGATCAACGCACCGGCTGTCCACGAGTTGCTGAAGGGCGGTAAAATTTTTGCCATTAGCGACGAGAAAACGATTATTGTCAGTTCCAAAGGCGACGGGAGTCTGGTCTTCTATACGGGCTGCAAAACGGATGAAGACTGGGTAGGTAGCAGCAGCATTGATTTTAGCCATAAGGCGCAGGTCCGGACCTGGTTCGAGCAGATGTTTGGCGACTGGAACCCAATCTGGCTGGAGCTGATCGATGGAGCAACAACGCCCTTTACGCCCCGTCCGCAGTACTGCATGCCCCTGGACCAGCAGTGGGAAAGCCTGCCCAACCTGACCATGCTGGGCGATGCGGCTCACCTCATGCCGCCCTACGCCGGTGAAGGCGTCAACATGGCTATGCTCGACGCACTGGAGCTGAGCCGCTGCCTGACTGATGAGAACTTTACAAGCACGAAAATGGCCATTGCAGCCTACGAACAGCAGATGCTGCTCCGATTTGCCGATATCGGCGGCATTACGTTACAGCAAACAGCCTCCCTCCATTCGGCCGATGGCCTGATGAATATGCTACTGCTGGTAACGGCCTGA
- a CDS encoding FkbM family methyltransferase, whose product MLKTITSVTKKIIGIHPQQGVQPLRNLTHVGSTFHGYHVPENFLTPDSVCYCIGAGEDISFDTELKYRFDSRVYIFDPMPEGIHHFEKLKEYASRNQPFSIHTSIPFTYRVNKEQVDAITFVEVGVWDAKTKLKFFAPDRDDYPSHSVYLFQDTGKYIEAPVDRLSNLMKQLGHQSVDLVKMEIEGAEYTVIDTIVDDKLDVKVILVEFDEVFNTKDKLFHFRIKKSCDKLKKAGYVLVHSTENLKRTFVRRDVYETLKAQELGLN is encoded by the coding sequence ATGCTGAAAACGATCACGAGCGTTACCAAAAAAATTATCGGTATTCATCCGCAACAGGGCGTTCAGCCGCTGCGTAATTTAACCCACGTGGGCTCCACCTTTCACGGTTACCACGTACCGGAGAACTTCCTTACTCCCGACTCGGTCTGTTACTGCATCGGTGCGGGCGAGGACATCTCCTTCGATACAGAACTAAAATACCGGTTCGATTCGCGCGTGTACATCTTCGACCCAATGCCCGAGGGCATTCACCATTTTGAGAAGCTGAAAGAATACGCCAGCCGGAACCAGCCGTTTTCTATTCATACCAGCATTCCGTTTACGTACCGCGTTAACAAAGAGCAGGTGGACGCCATAACGTTCGTGGAGGTCGGCGTGTGGGATGCCAAAACGAAGCTCAAGTTTTTTGCCCCCGACCGCGACGACTACCCTTCCCACTCGGTTTATCTGTTTCAGGACACGGGTAAGTACATCGAAGCGCCTGTTGATCGGTTGAGCAATCTGATGAAACAACTCGGTCATCAATCGGTCGATCTGGTTAAGATGGAAATCGAAGGGGCCGAATATACCGTGATCGACACCATCGTGGACGACAAGCTGGACGTCAAGGTCATTCTGGTCGAATTTGACGAGGTATTCAACACCAAAGACAAACTCTTCCATTTCCGGATCAAAAAATCCTGCGATAAACTGAAAAAAGCGGGCTACGTACTCGTGCATTCAACGGAAAACCTCAAACGCACGTTTGTCCGGCGGGACGTGTATGAGACGCTTAAAGCGCAGGAGTTGGGATTGAACTAG
- a CDS encoding cupin-like domain-containing protein: MVTTEVTNRQTVRKVDKRSNLSRQELLEQYIEPELPVVVTDATRDWSAMGKLTPDFFKKAYGHMTKEIKGKTYTLSQYVDMMMESTPENPAPYPFNLNIKNHCPELLDDLKPEIIYGKSDRINHPLLPNFMLHGTDIYEFFFGGNGASFPFLHVDALYLHTQITQLYGSKEFILFPPEQAAFMYPRPDNDKISQVDVFNPDYEKFPLFQNVEPIRVIVEEGETILFPTKWWHTTRIHEPCISLGRVQLNAGNWDDFTRDNYKSWQQYRPGIAKPALLYAKTLGKLMDIQEKFN, translated from the coding sequence ATGGTTACAACAGAAGTAACTAATCGGCAGACCGTTAGGAAGGTCGACAAGCGAAGCAATCTTTCCCGCCAGGAGTTGCTGGAACAATACATTGAACCCGAACTGCCCGTTGTTGTAACCGATGCCACCCGAGATTGGTCGGCGATGGGAAAACTGACGCCCGATTTCTTTAAGAAGGCGTATGGCCACATGACGAAGGAGATCAAAGGAAAAACCTACACGCTGTCGCAGTACGTCGACATGATGATGGAGTCGACGCCCGAAAATCCAGCGCCCTACCCGTTCAACCTCAATATCAAAAACCATTGTCCTGAATTGCTGGACGATCTGAAACCGGAGATCATCTACGGCAAATCGGACCGGATCAACCACCCGCTGCTGCCTAATTTTATGCTGCACGGGACTGATATCTACGAGTTCTTTTTCGGGGGAAACGGGGCTAGTTTTCCGTTTCTGCACGTCGATGCGCTGTACCTGCATACGCAGATCACCCAGCTTTACGGCTCGAAAGAATTTATTCTTTTCCCACCCGAGCAGGCTGCGTTCATGTATCCCCGGCCTGACAACGACAAAATCTCCCAGGTCGACGTATTTAATCCCGACTACGAGAAATTCCCCCTATTCCAGAACGTAGAGCCGATTCGGGTAATCGTGGAAGAGGGCGAAACTATCCTGTTTCCGACAAAATGGTGGCATACAACCCGGATTCATGAACCATGTATTTCACTGGGCCGGGTGCAGCTGAACGCGGGTAACTGGGACGATTTTACCCGCGACAACTACAAATCCTGGCAGCAGTACCGGCCTGGTATCGCCAAACCCGCCCTGCTATACGCTAAAACGCTGGGAAAACTGATGGACATCCAGGAGAAGTTTAACTGA
- a CDS encoding DUF2306 domain-containing protein: protein MLTLVRKTFNYVGYFLIVAVAIYALTFFVPGLHDGFLQHKPLGSLLWRLAFWTHVLLGATALVLGPIQFSTRMRARRLALHRQLGKVYVVSILIASAVAFYISWFADTGWIAAAGFAGLAVAWFYTTWQAYATVRRGELRLHQQWMYRSYALTLAAVTLRIILPLELAVFHLPFPVAYRIVAWLCWVPNLVVAEWFFVRRKHQLRFG, encoded by the coding sequence ATGCTTACCCTCGTCAGAAAGACGTTTAACTACGTTGGTTATTTCCTGATTGTCGCCGTTGCGATCTACGCGCTGACGTTCTTTGTGCCCGGCCTGCACGATGGTTTTCTGCAACACAAACCGCTGGGGAGTCTGCTCTGGCGGCTTGCCTTCTGGACGCACGTTCTGCTGGGGGCAACGGCACTGGTGCTGGGACCAATTCAGTTTTCGACCCGGATGCGGGCGCGTCGACTGGCGCTGCACCGGCAACTTGGTAAGGTATACGTTGTCAGTATTCTGATAGCCAGCGCCGTAGCGTTTTACATTTCTTGGTTTGCCGATACGGGCTGGATTGCGGCAGCAGGCTTTGCCGGTCTGGCCGTGGCTTGGTTCTACACCACCTGGCAGGCCTACGCGACAGTTCGGCGGGGCGAGTTGCGGCTGCATCAGCAGTGGATGTACCGGAGTTACGCCCTCACGCTGGCGGCCGTTACGTTACGCATCATCCTGCCGCTGGAACTGGCGGTATTTCATCTCCCGTTTCCTGTGGCCTACCGCATTGTAGCCTGGCTCTGCTGGGTACCCAATCTGGTTGTGGCCGAGTGGTTCTTCGTTCGCCGAAAGCACCAGCTCAGGTTTGGTTAG
- a CDS encoding GNAT family N-acetyltransferase, whose protein sequence is MTIRFATLADAPALLAIYAPYVADSFVSLEYEVPSLTEFTRRIETIQQQLPYLVAEADGHVLGYAYASKHHDRAGYQWSVDTSVYIHADGHRQGIGRQLYDHLFDFLRRQGYYTAYAGITIPNPKSDFFHRSMGFDLVGTYHNVGYKMGAWRSVSWFQYTLQPYPINPTPPLSVHEIV, encoded by the coding sequence ATGACGATCCGTTTTGCTACCCTCGCCGATGCGCCTGCCCTGCTGGCTATCTACGCCCCTTACGTCGCCGATTCGTTTGTGTCTCTGGAGTATGAGGTGCCGTCGCTGACGGAGTTTACCCGGCGAATTGAAACCATTCAGCAGCAGCTGCCGTATCTGGTTGCCGAAGCAGACGGACATGTGCTGGGCTACGCGTACGCGTCGAAGCACCACGACCGGGCCGGGTATCAATGGTCGGTCGATACGTCGGTGTATATTCATGCTGACGGCCACCGGCAGGGTATTGGTCGGCAGCTCTACGACCATCTGTTTGATTTCCTTCGGCGGCAGGGGTATTATACCGCATACGCGGGCATTACGATCCCGAATCCAAAAAGTGATTTCTTCCACCGGTCAATGGGTTTCGACCTCGTCGGAACGTACCATAACGTCGGTTACAAGATGGGTGCCTGGCGGAGCGTATCCTGGTTCCAGTATACCCTGCAACCGTATCCGATCAATCCAACTCCACCTTTGTCAGTCCACGAGATTGTCTAA
- a CDS encoding response regulator — MKQKATIWLVDDDQNVVDVIQRAFQRENLSCQVMSFPDGSSLMQQLSHSDHLPSLLVVDYYLPGDDGLKIIEALKANPDTSTLKTVLFSQSLNNEIVSKAQDMNVYQVTPKPTSFKEWRDFADELCLAGYFV; from the coding sequence ATGAAACAGAAAGCGACCATCTGGCTGGTTGACGATGACCAAAACGTTGTTGATGTCATTCAACGGGCATTTCAGCGGGAGAACCTGAGTTGCCAGGTTATGAGCTTTCCGGACGGCTCCTCGTTGATGCAGCAATTGTCTCACAGTGACCACTTGCCTTCGTTACTGGTGGTCGATTATTACCTGCCGGGTGATGATGGCCTGAAAATTATTGAAGCACTAAAGGCAAATCCGGATACCAGTACGCTGAAAACGGTGCTGTTCAGCCAGAGCCTGAACAACGAGATTGTGTCAAAAGCGCAGGACATGAACGTATATCAGGTAACCCCTAAACCGACCAGCTTCAAAGAATGGCGTGATTTTGCCGATGAGCTTTGCCTGGCGGGTTATTTCGTCTAA
- a CDS encoding SusC/RagA family TonB-linked outer membrane protein, which produces MLVPLRIKVRRGIHLWASVALLLLLAQVSLAQTLITGTVTDAANGEKLAGTTVQVKGTSVGATTDAAGKYQLNLPAGGTVLVFSFIGYQPLEVTVGNRSVVDARLTATDNALSEVVVVGYGVQNRRDITTSIGSVRAKDLANQPVPSFDQALAAKIAGVQVTQTSGAPGAALSVRVRGTGSISAGNDPLYVVDGIPLSRDTKFATGSTNTQFPDNPINVLSTLNTDDIESIEVLKDASAAAIYGSRGSNGVVLLTTKRGKEGKTVVNYDTYVGVQQVSKKIDLLNAYEYAQLSYEAKNNAYLDRNPTGKPTDSNDIRNRGVGAPSTLIQPEIVPYLNGQANLTDTDWQDAIFRSAPIQNHTISISGGKDNVRFYVSGNYLNQRGVVISSGYKRYSARANVEIKTGRLTVGANLNPTYGYHDLVKAEGPYLGEGVVGLALQLAPIWPATNADGSYNFGGNAWGYGATSILNPVAIANQVSDKLSQIRILGNTYAQYDIIDGLSYRLNLGTDVNSFQRDYYRPSTLEIRDRKGPSTPTGFSRAQNFVNWLVENTLNYNRSFGAHTVSALAGFTAQKDRRIANELTATNFPNDLVYTLNAGQVSSGSSDIQEWSLLSYLGRVQYDYNGKYLFSGAIRADGSSRFGRDNRWGYFPSVSAGWNISQESFLKSSTWLSDLKLRASYGLTGNFQIPNYGSVSLLTYQNYILGNETIVSGLAPGNSANDRLRWEKTAMLDVGFDLSFWRNRLNLTVDYYDANTSDLLLNVPVPRASGFSTELQNIGKVNNKGIEVTLGTRQTFGKLIWDGSLNFASNRNRVKALGPAGDPIITQGGVAGAQFITQIDRPIGEYYTMINDGVFKNQAEIDAYPHVSTTRPGDFKFRDTDGNGTIDFNRDRAITGSYFPKFTFGFNSNLAYRGFDLGVAVQGVQGHKILNLIRRYIYNLEGNGNLFRGALDRWQSPDNPGNGIVNRANRLASGSNGEISTWHIEDGSYVRIRTLTLGYTLPSTLMQRWHMNRARIYVTGQNLFTFTKYLGYNPEVNSRPDSALSSGEDYGTYPLPRTMSVGLNLSF; this is translated from the coding sequence ATGCTTGTACCATTACGCATAAAAGTCCGGCGCGGCATCCACCTCTGGGCAAGTGTAGCCCTCCTGCTCCTTCTGGCGCAGGTCAGCCTGGCACAAACGCTCATTACGGGCACCGTCACCGATGCCGCCAACGGCGAGAAACTGGCCGGAACAACGGTTCAGGTTAAAGGAACCTCGGTGGGAGCCACTACCGATGCCGCGGGTAAATACCAGCTCAATCTGCCCGCGGGCGGTACGGTGCTGGTATTTTCCTTTATTGGCTATCAGCCACTGGAAGTCACCGTTGGCAATCGCAGCGTGGTTGATGCCAGACTGACTGCTACTGACAACGCCCTGAGCGAAGTTGTCGTTGTGGGCTACGGCGTGCAGAACCGGCGCGACATCACCACATCGATCGGCTCCGTTCGGGCGAAGGATCTGGCGAACCAGCCCGTGCCCAGCTTCGACCAGGCGCTGGCGGCCAAAATTGCCGGGGTGCAGGTAACGCAGACCTCGGGCGCGCCCGGTGCAGCCCTGTCGGTTCGGGTACGCGGCACGGGGTCCATCAGCGCGGGGAACGATCCGCTCTACGTAGTCGATGGAATTCCGCTTTCGCGCGATACCAAGTTTGCCACCGGCAGCACGAACACGCAGTTTCCCGACAACCCGATCAACGTCCTGAGTACGCTCAACACCGACGATATCGAGAGCATCGAAGTCCTGAAAGATGCGTCGGCCGCGGCCATCTACGGATCGCGGGGGTCCAATGGCGTGGTGCTGCTAACTACCAAACGGGGCAAGGAAGGCAAGACGGTCGTGAACTACGATACGTACGTGGGGGTGCAGCAGGTATCAAAAAAGATCGACCTGCTTAACGCCTACGAATACGCTCAGTTGAGCTACGAAGCGAAAAACAACGCCTACCTCGATCGCAACCCAACCGGCAAGCCCACCGACTCGAACGACATCCGCAACCGGGGCGTGGGGGCCCCCAGTACGTTAATTCAGCCCGAAATTGTTCCGTACCTGAACGGGCAGGCAAATCTAACCGATACCGACTGGCAGGATGCTATTTTTCGGTCAGCGCCCATCCAGAATCATACGATCTCCATCTCTGGCGGTAAAGACAATGTTAGATTCTACGTATCGGGCAACTACCTCAACCAGCGGGGGGTAGTTATCAGTTCGGGCTACAAACGGTACAGCGCCCGCGCCAATGTCGAAATTAAAACAGGGCGGCTGACGGTCGGTGCGAACCTCAACCCAACGTACGGCTACCACGATCTGGTGAAGGCAGAAGGTCCGTATCTGGGCGAAGGGGTGGTTGGTCTGGCGCTGCAGCTCGCGCCGATCTGGCCGGCAACCAACGCTGACGGCTCGTACAATTTTGGTGGCAACGCCTGGGGCTACGGCGCTACGTCGATTCTGAACCCGGTAGCTATTGCCAATCAGGTGTCCGACAAACTGAGCCAGATCCGGATATTGGGCAATACGTACGCGCAGTACGACATCATTGATGGCCTCTCCTACCGGCTCAATCTGGGGACTGATGTAAACAGCTTCCAGCGGGATTACTACCGGCCCTCAACGCTCGAGATCCGGGACCGCAAAGGCCCATCGACGCCAACGGGTTTCTCACGGGCGCAGAACTTTGTGAACTGGCTGGTCGAGAATACGCTGAACTACAACCGCTCGTTCGGAGCGCATACCGTGTCGGCGCTGGCGGGTTTTACGGCCCAGAAAGACCGGCGCATCGCCAACGAACTAACGGCCACCAACTTCCCGAACGACCTGGTCTACACGCTGAACGCCGGGCAGGTATCGTCGGGAAGTTCCGACATTCAGGAGTGGTCGCTGCTGTCGTACCTGGGCCGGGTGCAGTACGATTACAACGGCAAGTACCTGTTTTCGGGCGCGATCCGGGCGGACGGTTCCTCCCGCTTCGGGCGCGACAATCGCTGGGGGTACTTCCCATCGGTGTCGGCAGGCTGGAACATCTCGCAGGAGTCTTTTCTGAAGTCATCGACCTGGCTGAGCGACCTGAAACTGCGGGCCAGCTACGGCCTGACGGGTAACTTTCAGATTCCCAACTACGGGTCGGTCAGCCTGCTGACGTACCAGAACTATATCCTGGGCAATGAGACAATCGTTAGTGGGCTGGCTCCGGGCAACTCGGCCAACGACCGGCTGCGCTGGGAAAAAACAGCCATGCTCGACGTAGGCTTCGATTTGAGTTTCTGGCGCAACCGCCTGAACCTGACCGTCGACTATTATGACGCTAACACCTCGGACCTGTTGCTGAACGTACCGGTCCCCCGCGCGTCGGGTTTCAGCACCGAATTGCAGAACATCGGCAAAGTGAACAACAAAGGGATTGAAGTCACCCTGGGAACCCGGCAGACGTTCGGCAAACTGATCTGGGACGGCAGCCTGAACTTCGCCAGTAACCGCAACCGCGTCAAGGCACTTGGCCCCGCCGGCGATCCGATCATTACGCAGGGTGGCGTAGCGGGCGCGCAGTTCATTACGCAGATCGATCGTCCGATTGGTGAGTACTACACCATGATCAACGACGGTGTTTTCAAAAATCAGGCGGAGATTGACGCTTACCCGCACGTATCGACGACCCGCCCCGGCGATTTCAAGTTCCGGGATACGGATGGGAATGGAACAATCGACTTTAACCGTGACCGGGCCATTACGGGCAGCTATTTTCCCAAATTCACCTTTGGTTTCAACAGCAACCTGGCCTACCGGGGTTTCGATCTGGGCGTTGCCGTGCAGGGCGTACAGGGTCACAAGATCCTGAACCTGATCCGGCGGTATATCTACAACCTGGAAGGTAACGGCAACCTGTTCCGGGGAGCGCTCGACCGCTGGCAGTCGCCCGATAATCCGGGCAATGGTATCGTAAACCGGGCCAACCGACTGGCGTCGGGTTCGAACGGCGAGATCTCGACCTGGCACATTGAAGATGGTTCCTACGTTCGTATTCGCACCCTCACGCTGGGCTACACGCTTCCGTCGACGCTTATGCAGCGCTGGCACATGAACCGGGCGCGCATCTATGTAACGGGGCAAAACCTGTTCACATTCACTAAATACCTGGGCTATAACCCGGAGGTAAACAGCCGCCCGGACAGCGCTCTTTCGTCGGGGGAAGATTACGGTACGTATCCCCTGCCCCGTACGATGTCGGTTGGTCTTAACCTGTCTTTCTAA
- a CDS encoding RagB/SusD family nutrient uptake outer membrane protein, with translation MKKTRFQSISSAALFQLPLRHSFNFRCGTLLLFVTLILTACRKDFLDLSPLSQPNVDNFYRTPSDFNNAVNGAYDALQNPSQYGSEFNTIIEARSDNVLDNDPSSGSGLRYNIDRFIEPTTNTVLRDTWGSLYTGINRCNLILDKIDAVTMDATLKARYKGEAQFIRALSYFNLVRLWGKVPLVLTAGTTADARSYTRNEVAAIYAAIETDLTAAIAGLPASYTGNDIGRATSGSARGLLGKVYVTEKKYDLAVSTLRELVTGTRYQLLPNVADVFAVTNKNNAELLFAVKYRKGGLLGEGHGSWFGTSIGDNIEPSLRAAYPTGDKRLPLTVQVPVPSSINAVPRKFYDELSSTNDVGNDFPVLRFADVLLLYAEALNQVGYQANGDAFMALNRVRTRAGVATYTSAQLPTKEAFQTAVIAERRLELALESDRWFDLIRTGTAVEAIKVTGITMPAYRVLYPIPQSEIDVYNNPTTFPQNQGY, from the coding sequence ATGAAAAAAACACGCTTTCAGTCAATAAGTAGCGCAGCACTCTTTCAACTTCCGTTGCGGCACTCTTTCAACTTCCGTTGCGGCACTCTTTTGCTCTTTGTCACGCTTATACTAACAGCTTGCCGCAAAGACTTCCTTGATCTGTCGCCCCTGTCGCAGCCCAACGTGGATAATTTTTACAGGACACCCAGCGACTTCAATAATGCCGTCAACGGGGCCTATGATGCTTTACAGAACCCCAGCCAGTACGGCAGCGAGTTCAACACAATCATCGAAGCCCGCAGCGACAACGTCTTGGACAACGATCCTTCGTCGGGTTCTGGCTTGCGGTACAACATCGACCGGTTTATTGAACCAACGACGAATACGGTATTGCGCGATACCTGGGGCAGCCTGTACACGGGTATCAACCGCTGCAACCTGATTCTGGACAAGATCGATGCCGTGACAATGGACGCTACCCTTAAGGCGCGTTACAAGGGCGAAGCTCAGTTTATCCGCGCCCTGTCATATTTCAATCTGGTCCGGCTGTGGGGCAAGGTACCCCTGGTTCTGACGGCCGGTACTACTGCCGACGCCCGGTCGTACACCCGCAACGAAGTGGCGGCCATTTATGCCGCTATCGAAACCGACCTGACGGCGGCAATAGCGGGTCTGCCCGCCAGTTATACCGGCAACGACATTGGCCGGGCCACGTCGGGATCGGCGCGCGGTCTGCTGGGTAAAGTGTACGTAACGGAAAAGAAATACGACCTGGCCGTATCAACGCTGCGCGAACTGGTTACCGGCACGCGCTATCAGCTATTACCGAACGTGGCTGATGTCTTTGCCGTGACGAACAAGAACAACGCCGAACTGCTGTTTGCGGTGAAGTACCGGAAAGGTGGTTTATTGGGCGAAGGGCACGGCTCCTGGTTCGGCACCAGCATTGGCGACAATATCGAACCGTCCCTGCGGGCGGCTTACCCGACTGGCGACAAACGGCTACCGCTCACCGTTCAGGTGCCGGTACCAAGCAGTATCAACGCCGTTCCTCGAAAGTTTTATGATGAACTGTCTTCAACCAACGACGTAGGTAACGACTTTCCGGTATTACGTTTCGCTGACGTGCTGCTACTCTATGCCGAAGCCCTGAACCAGGTGGGCTACCAGGCCAACGGCGATGCCTTCATGGCCTTGAACAGGGTTCGGACCCGGGCGGGGGTCGCTACGTACACCAGCGCTCAGCTCCCCACAAAAGAAGCTTTTCAGACGGCCGTCATTGCCGAGCGCCGGCTGGAACTAGCCCTTGAAAGCGACCGCTGGTTCGACCTCATCCGGACGGGCACCGCCGTCGAAGCGATCAAAGTAACGGGTATCACCATGCCCGCTTACCGGGTTCTTTACCCAATTCCGCAGTCTGAAATTGATGTGTACAATAATCCAACTACGTTCCCGCAGAATCAGGGGTATTGA
- a CDS encoding SDR family oxidoreductase, whose translation MSKVILITGASTGLGEHIASYLVKQGHIVYGTSRSIEQLTKPFRTLNLDVCSESSIQAAIQRILTEQGRLDVLINNAGLGIAAPVESLPIADVQRVFDTNVVGVIRTIQAVLPTMRAQRSGLIINVSSIAAEAGLPYRGAYSASKAAVDRLTEALRLELAPFGVQACYVQPGGTRTDINKNRLKVSLPANSVYKKTFDRTYELIDESVSQGIAPDVFGPLIEKIIQSPQVERAYRVGKPLEKFSVLLKRLLPTGVYERMIRKHYEM comes from the coding sequence ATGTCGAAAGTTATACTGATAACCGGGGCCTCTACCGGGCTGGGTGAACATATTGCCAGTTATCTGGTCAAGCAGGGACACATTGTATACGGCACCTCCCGTAGCATCGAACAACTCACCAAACCATTTCGTACGCTGAACCTGGATGTATGCAGTGAATCCAGTATTCAGGCTGCTATTCAGCGTATTTTGACGGAGCAGGGACGGCTGGACGTGCTGATTAACAACGCCGGGCTCGGTATTGCGGCTCCGGTTGAATCCTTGCCTATTGCTGACGTACAACGGGTGTTCGATACCAACGTGGTTGGCGTTATTCGGACCATTCAGGCGGTATTACCAACCATGCGGGCGCAGAGATCCGGGCTGATCATCAATGTCAGCTCGATTGCGGCAGAGGCAGGTTTGCCTTATCGCGGGGCTTATAGTGCCAGCAAAGCGGCTGTTGACCGACTCACTGAAGCGCTGCGGCTGGAACTGGCTCCGTTTGGTGTACAGGCTTGCTACGTTCAGCCTGGCGGCACCCGGACTGATATCAACAAAAACCGGCTGAAGGTGTCGCTGCCAGCCAATAGTGTCTATAAAAAGACCTTCGACCGCACCTACGAACTCATTGATGAGAGCGTTAGTCAGGGGATTGCGCCGGACGTATTCGGACCACTAATCGAAAAAATTATTCAGTCTCCCCAGGTCGAACGGGCGTATCGCGTCGGTAAACCGCTGGAAAAATTCTCGGTTCTCTTAAAACGCCTGCTGCCTACGGGGGTCTACGAGCGCATGATTAGAAAGCACTATGAGATGTAG